The Thermodesulfovibrio sp. 3462-1 genome contains the following window.
GGATAGGTATCAACTATTCCGCTTGAAAGATCCCTTTCGCAGGCAACTGCAACAATTGCATCTGGTTTAACCTCTTTTACTACTTTTCTTGCAATAGTTCCACCTGTTGCTATAGCAATGGATATATGGTAAGTTTCTGCAAGCTCTATTAAATCTTTAATTTTACACTTTCCACATCTGCGGCATTTATAAACATCAAAGGTGAGTCTTACATCGCATTTTGAGTTTTGAATGCAATGTGGAAGCAGAAGGAGTATTTTTTTTGGATAAAAACTGTCCCGCATTACAAGAAGATTATTAAGCCTTACAATGTATGCCTGAAAATCAGCTTTTTTAGATTTTAAAAAGGCTCCCACAAGCATTAAAACTGGATAAAGAACTTTAAGAACAAAACCTCTAAGAAAATGAATCCATGGTTTCATTTATTTTTCTTCCAGAGAGAAATTCTTTTGCTGTCATTACTTTTTTCCCTTCAGGTTGAATAAGAAGAATTTTTAATAAGCCATTGCCTGTTCCCACAATTAATTCATCTTTTGCTTTAACAATCATGCCTGCAGGTGCCTTGCCAGCAAGAGCCTCTGCTTTAATTATTTTTACTCTTTCATTTTTTAAAAAACTGTATGCACATGGCCATGGATAGGTTCCTCGAATAAGATTTACGATTTCCTTAGCTGGGGCATTCCAGTTAATTTTGCCATCTTCTTTTTTAAGCTGGGGTGCATAGCTTGCCTCGCCCTCCTGAGGCTTTGGTTGTATTTGTCCCTTTCTCATTTTTTCAATTGTTTCAATAATTAATTCTGCACCAACTATAGAAAGCTTATGTGCAAGACTCTGAGCATTGTCTTCATCTTCTATGGGAACTTCTTTTTGTAAAAGCACTGGACCTGTATCAAGTCCTTCATCAATAAGCATGGTTGTCACACCGGTTATTTTTTCTCCTTTTATTAATGCCCATTGGATCGGTGCTGCTCCTCTGTATTTTGGTAAAAGCGAGGCATGTAAATTTATGCAACCGTATTCTGGTATTTCAAGAACTTCCTTTGGAAGAATTTTCCCGTATGCAACAACTATCCCGAATTCAGGATTTAATTCTTTTAACATCTTTATAAAGCTTTCATCTTTCAATTTTTCTGGCTGTGCCACATTAAGCCCGAATTCTACAGCAATTTTTTTAGTCTCACATGGTTGAATAATTTTCCCTCTTCCTTTTGGTTTGTCAGGCTGTGTGATTACAAGGAGTATCTTTTCTCTTCTTTCAATTAAAGATTTAAGCGTAGGAACTGCAAACTCTGGAGTGCCAAAAAAGATTATCCCTGCTGGCATGACAATGCTATTTCTTTGTTTTTAAATATTTTCTTCTGAAAAGTTCTCTTTTAAGAGGACTTATCCTATCAATAATAAGAATGCCATCAAGATGGTCTATTTCATGTTGCAGTGCTCTTGCAAGAAGTCCTGTTGCTTCAATTTCTACTGGATTACCTTTTCTGTCCAGCCCTTTCACAAAAACTCTCTCATTTCTTTTAAGCCTCGTTATAAAACCAGGTAAACTCAGACATCCTTCTTCAGAGAGAATTTCGCCCTCTGAATTTATTATTTCAGGGTTTATTAAAACAATAAGAGATTGATTTTCTTGTCTTGCAGATGTATCAATAACAATGAGTCTTTTTAAAACTCCCACCTGCGGAGCAGCTAGTCCAACCCCATTGAAATTATACATGGTTTCAATCATATCATCAATTAGTTTTTGTAAATCTCCACTAAGATCATTGACCAATTCAGCTTTATTTTTTAAGACTTCATCGGGATATTTTTTTATATCAAGAGTCGCCATAAAAAATTATAACTAAAATATGCTAAATTTGAAAAATTTTTTCGGCTCTTTCTTTATTTCTTCGATGAGTTCCTTAAGCTCCTTTATGCTTTGTTTTAACTCTTCAGCCACTGTTTTGTCTTTAATGAGCATTTTAAGCGTTCCCTGAGAGCTTTCAATTTCTTGTAGAAGGCTTTCAAGCCTTTGAGAATTTTTAAGAAGACTTTCGTAAAGAGAGGGATCATTTATCATTTTTCCAAGTGTGCCCTGTTGTGAGGATATCTTGTTTGAGGCTTCTTCAAAGTTTTTCAAAGCTATTGAAAGTCTTTGATAAGCCTCCTTATCCCTTGAAAGCATCCCTATACTACCAGTTCTTATTTCTTCAACTGTTTTTTTGAGCTCCAAAACTGTTGCATTTAGATTATTATAAAGGGTTGGGTCATTGATCATTTTTGGAATAGTTCCTTCAGCTTTATCAAATTTTGCTACTAATGAGTTAATTTTTTCAATCAATCTTTCAATTTTTGTCATTGTTGAAGCTGCGACTCCGATTATTTCTCTTGCTTCTGTTTGAGGATATCCAGGCATGCCTTTTGATATGTCAAAGCTTTCTTGAGATTCACCAGGAGATATCTCAATGTATTTATCGCCAAGTAATCCTATTGTCTGAACAGTTGCCTTTGCATCTGATCTTAAATAGCTTAAAACACTCTCATCTATTGAAACTTTTACAACTGTTCCATATTCTTTGCTCAGTTTTATTTCATTTACAACTCCCACATCAACTCCTGCCATTCTTACAGGAGCGCCTTTACGCAGGCCTTTTACATCTGATATGTAAATACTTAATGGAACTCTTTTTGTAAAAATAGATTGTATTCCACCTGAAAAAATTATCACAAAAAATACAATGAGGAGTGTAGCTGTTATAACAATGCCTGCTTTTAAAGAAGCCCATCTAAGCTGTTTTTTTCTATCAAACATTATATTCTTTTTAAAACCTCTGCATATTTACTTACCATTTCACCTATTTCTCTTTCAATTCTTTCATCAGGATTTCCAATTGAAACAGGCCCGTAGTGTCCAAGCCTTGTAAAACCCAGGCATATACATCCATGAATTAAAAATGCTTTCAGAATATCAAGACAAACTGTTTCTCCTCCTCCACCAATCATTCCAGTTGATGTGAATGCTGCTACAAGCTTTCCCTCAATTTTTCTGTAATATTTAACAGACTCATCAATAAATTTTTTCACCTCAGCTGCCATTGTTCCGAAATAATTTGGTGAGCCGATTATATAGCCATCATAATCTGGAAGACTGTCAACACTTGCTTGTTCAACTTTTTTTAAATCAACATTTACACCCTTATCCGCAAGACCCTGAGCAATCATTTTAGCCATTTTCTCTGTATTTCCAGTTTTTGAATAATAAAGCACCAAAACTTTTTTCATGTTTTCACCTCCATCAGTTTATTTTTTTCATTTTATCATAGTATCCTTAAATTTGCCATAGAAAATTGAGACTGCATAGCCTGATTGCTCAGGCAAAACACTTGTGAGTTTTTAAACACTCTCTGATATTTATAAGAAGAGGCTGCACACTTATTGATTTTCAAAAGATTGTGATGTTTTGACCAGTTCAATTTGATATAATTTAATAAAAATAAAGCAGAAGGAGTAAAAGTATGAAAAAAATTGGAATTTTCACTGTTGGTGGAAGCCCTGTGCCCATTATAAACTCCATAAAGGAAGATGAGTTTGACTTCATCTATTTTATCTGTTCCTCTGGAAAATCTGAGGTGGCATCAGAAAGACTGGTTGATGGTAATCCCTTGAAAGAGGGTGATAAAATTATTGCAAAAGAGTGCAATCTTTCAGAAGAAAAGTATGAAAAAATACTTCTTCCTGTGAACATTATAGATGACTTAGATGAAACCTTTAAAGAGCTTGAAGGAAAATTGCTTCCCAGACTAAAGGAGAAGTTTCCAGACAAACAAGGTATCAGAGTCATTGCGAACTATACTGGAGGAACGAAAACCATGAGTGTAGCACTTGTGATTCTTAGTATTCTTCAGGATGGATGGGAGCTTCAACTTAACACTGCCCACAGAACAAATCTTATTAAAATTGACAGCGGAGATTGTCCCATACCAATAACTAAGAAAAATCTCCTTTACAAAATTGACAGGAAATACTTTGATACTTTAATGCAGAAGTACTATTACGAGGAAATCATTGAAAAAGCTAAAAACTATCTTAAAACTCCCATTCCAAGGGAAATAAAAGACGAAATAATGCTACTAAAGGACATACTTAATGCCTTTGTTTTATGGGATAAATTTTATCATCAGTCTGCTTTTGAAGAGTTTGAAAGAATAATTAAAGCCCTTCCAAAGGACAGCTCTGTTCAAAAGGCAATAATTAATCATTATCTCTGGCTGAAGCAAATTCTCGGGAAAAAATCATCTCATGGTTATGAGAAAGTTATTGACCTTATTATGAATGCTGAAAGAAGAGCTAAACAGGCTAAGTTTGATGACTCTATTGCCAGATACTACAGAGCCATTGAGATGGTGGCACAGCTCAGGTTAAAGACTCATGAAATAGACAATTCAAACATAAAATGTGATGAGCTTCCTATGCTTAATGAAAAGGCTGTGACATTTTTGCGAACAGAGTGTAAAAAGAATAGTGAAAACGGTGTAATCAAGCTTCCTCTCATAAAGAGCTATGAACTCCTCGCTCATATGGATGATGATTTAGGAAAACTTTATCTGGAAAGAAAGAACGAACTTCTTGAATGTCTCAAATTGAGAAACAACTCCATACTTGCTCATGGATTGGAGCCTATACTAAAAGAAAAGTTTGAACGAGTAAAAAGCACATTTCAAAACTTCATACAGGAAGCATTAAAAGTTGCAGGAGTAGAGACCTTAGAATCACCAATACAATTTCCCAAAAGCCTGAGGGATATAGGATTTTAACTTTCCTTCACAAACCCTTGATTTTATTGGCGGGGTGGACGGGACTTGAACCCGCGGCCTCTTGCGTGACAGGCAAGCGTTCTAACCGGGCTGAACTACCACCCCACAAACATGGGCGGAACAGGTATCGAACCTGTGACCTCAGCCTTGTAAGGGCTGCGCTCTCCCATCTGAGCTATCCGCCCATCTTTTCTAAACTACTATAATATTTGAGAATTTGTCAAGAAAATAATGGAAAATTCTAATATTTTTAACTACTTAACAGAAATCTTAAAAATTTTAACAGGTTGTTCTTTCCCCTTTACTGATATCTCACCAAGTTCTTCTACATCTATTGCACCAAAAAAACCAGTCTCAATCTTTTCCTGCAATTTTTTAAATGTAAATTCAGATATAATTATTTCAGAATTAAACTCCTTATTTAAACCTTCAAGTCTTGATGCCAGATTTACACTATCACCAATTATAGTGTAATCCATCTTTTTACCCTCTGCACCAATATTACCAACAAGAGCTTCTCCTGTATTTATACCAATGCCAATTTTTAATTGAGGTTTACCTTCTTCATCCCATTTTTTACATAAAGCTCGCAGCCTTTTTATCATCTCTATTGCGCAGTTCAGGGCTCTTTGTTCATGGTCATTCTGTGGAAGTGGTGCATTCCAGAAAACCATTATTGCATCACCTATGAATTTATCAAGTGTTCCTTCCCATTTGAAAATAATCTCAGCCATCTGAGCAAAATACTCATTGAGAAGTTCAACAACCCTTTC
Protein-coding sequences here:
- a CDS encoding DUF116 domain-containing protein; amino-acid sequence: MKPWIHFLRGFVLKVLYPVLMLVGAFLKSKKADFQAYIVRLNNLLVMRDSFYPKKILLLLPHCIQNSKCDVRLTFDVYKCRRCGKCKIKDLIELAETYHISIAIATGGTIARKVVKEVKPDAIVAVACERDLSSGIVDTYPIPVIGILNERPFGPCIDTTVCLKSVEDAIKWFINRQEKQQ
- the fmt gene encoding methionyl-tRNA formyltransferase, which codes for MPAGIIFFGTPEFAVPTLKSLIERREKILLVITQPDKPKGRGKIIQPCETKKIAVEFGLNVAQPEKLKDESFIKMLKELNPEFGIVVAYGKILPKEVLEIPEYGCINLHASLLPKYRGAAPIQWALIKGEKITGVTTMLIDEGLDTGPVLLQKEVPIEDEDNAQSLAHKLSIVGAELIIETIEKMRKGQIQPKPQEGEASYAPQLKKEDGKINWNAPAKEIVNLIRGTYPWPCAYSFLKNERVKIIKAEALAGKAPAGMIVKAKDELIVGTGNGLLKILLIQPEGKKVMTAKEFLSGRKINETMDSFS
- the def gene encoding peptide deformylase, with the protein product MATLDIKKYPDEVLKNKAELVNDLSGDLQKLIDDMIETMYNFNGVGLAAPQVGVLKRLIVIDTSARQENQSLIVLINPEIINSEGEILSEEGCLSLPGFITRLKRNERVFVKGLDRKGNPVEIEATGLLARALQHEIDHLDGILIIDRISPLKRELFRRKYLKTKK
- a CDS encoding MlaD family protein is translated as MFDRKKQLRWASLKAGIVITATLLIVFFVIIFSGGIQSIFTKRVPLSIYISDVKGLRKGAPVRMAGVDVGVVNEIKLSKEYGTVVKVSIDESVLSYLRSDAKATVQTIGLLGDKYIEISPGESQESFDISKGMPGYPQTEAREIIGVAASTMTKIERLIEKINSLVAKFDKAEGTIPKMINDPTLYNNLNATVLELKKTVEEIRTGSIGMLSRDKEAYQRLSIALKNFEEASNKISSQQGTLGKMINDPSLYESLLKNSQRLESLLQEIESSQGTLKMLIKDKTVAEELKQSIKELKELIEEIKKEPKKFFKFSIF
- a CDS encoding flavodoxin domain-containing protein; the protein is MKKVLVLYYSKTGNTEKMAKMIAQGLADKGVNVDLKKVEQASVDSLPDYDGYIIGSPNYFGTMAAEVKKFIDESVKYYRKIEGKLVAAFTSTGMIGGGGETVCLDILKAFLIHGCICLGFTRLGHYGPVSIGNPDERIEREIGEMVSKYAEVLKRI
- a CDS encoding TIGR02710 family CRISPR-associated CARF protein; its protein translation is MKKIGIFTVGGSPVPIINSIKEDEFDFIYFICSSGKSEVASERLVDGNPLKEGDKIIAKECNLSEEKYEKILLPVNIIDDLDETFKELEGKLLPRLKEKFPDKQGIRVIANYTGGTKTMSVALVILSILQDGWELQLNTAHRTNLIKIDSGDCPIPITKKNLLYKIDRKYFDTLMQKYYYEEIIEKAKNYLKTPIPREIKDEIMLLKDILNAFVLWDKFYHQSAFEEFERIIKALPKDSSVQKAIINHYLWLKQILGKKSSHGYEKVIDLIMNAERRAKQAKFDDSIARYYRAIEMVAQLRLKTHEIDNSNIKCDELPMLNEKAVTFLRTECKKNSENGVIKLPLIKSYELLAHMDDDLGKLYLERKNELLECLKLRNNSILAHGLEPILKEKFERVKSTFQNFIQEALKVAGVETLESPIQFPKSLRDIGF